The genome window TGTATAGTGGCTCACCTCGTTTTGATGCAGACGGCCACATTAGCCAGAACTACAAAGAACTTGAAGACAGCGTACAAGAGCGAGTGCAAGAAATCTGGGATAATGTTGATAGTGACACCATCGATGAGTTGACAGATTATGTCAGTTATCACAATGAATTTTTACGGTTATTCGGTTTTGGTATCGATTCTGTCGATTATGATGCTGATGTTAGTCCATTAGCAGAAATTAATCATATGATTGACTAGTTTTTGTTAAATTTTACTGTGATAAAAGGGCAATGTTTTTAAAACTTTGCCCTTTTTTTTCACGACAAAATGCTAATACAAAGATATTAGTTTAAAAAACAATCAAAGAGTGAGAATTTGTCAAGAAAAGTCGTAATGGCTAATAGCGCAATTATGAAATTTTGTGCTAAAATTCGCCCCAGAATATTTTTAACTTAGAGCCGGTAGATGCATTTTATTAGTGTGAATTAATAAAATGATGTTCTACTGAAATACACTGAAACCGGCTGTTTTTTCACTTGGGTATTTTTAATTATTTGATTTAAAAGTATTTAGGTGAGGAAATAAATGGTTTTTATACTCCCGTCAAAGTAGTGCAAGTGTTTATGATTACAATAAAAAAAGGTCTGGATGTTCCTGTAGCAGGTGCTCCCCAGCAAGTAATCCATGATGGTTCGCCCATCAAAACCGTTGCAACATTAGGTGAAGAGTTTGTGGGAATGCGACCGACCATGTACGTTAAAGTGGGCGATCGCGTTAAAAAAGGCCAGGTACTTTTTGAAGATAAAAAGAACCCAGGCGTTAAATTCACAGCTCAAGCCGCAGGTGTTGTATCTGAAATTAACCGTGGTGAAAAACGTATTTTGCAATCTGTTGTTATCGACATCGATGGCGATGAGCAAGAGACTTTTACCAGCTATCCTGAAAATGAATTAGCTAATATTGCTCGCGAAGATGTAGTTGCTAATTTGGTCAATTCAGGTTTATGGACGGCTTTACGTACTCGTCCTTATAGTAAAATTCCTGCAATTGATAGCACGCCCGCTGCGATTTTTGTTAGCGCTATGGATACTAATCCGTTAGCAGCTAACCCTGAAGTCGTGATTAAGGAACAGGCGCAAGCGTTTAAAAATGGTTTAACTATTTTATCACGCTTAACCGAAGGTAAAGTTTTCGTATCGAAAGCACCAGGGGCCGATATTCCAACTACTTCGACTGTAGAAGTGAATGAATTTGCTGGTAAGCATCCTGCAGGTTTAGTGGGTACCCATATCCACTTTTTAGCACCAGTTCATTCTGAGAAGTTTGTTTGGCATCTGGGTTATCAAGATGTGATTGCTTTTGGACAGTTATTTACTACAGGTGAGTTAAATAACAGCCGCGTCATTTCATTAGCGGGTCCTGAAGTGAAGAACCCTCGCTTAATTCGCACCACTTTAGGTGCTAGCACACAAGATCTTGTCGCTAGCGAAATTAACAATGGTGATGAAATACGCGTAATTTCTGGCTCAGTTTTACTTGGTTCAGAAGCAAAAGGTGTGCATGCATATCTTGGTCGTTATCACGTGCAGTTATGTGCGTTAAAAGAAGGTCGCGATAAAGAATTTATCGGCTATATGTATCCTGGCCCGAATAAGTTCTCAGTGACGCGTGCTTATATGTCGCATTTCTTCCCGAATAAGTTGTTCAACATGACAACAACGACTAACGGTAGTGCACGTGCCATGGTACCAATTGGTAACTATGAGCGAGTGATGCCATTAGATATTTTGCCTACTATGTTGTTACGTGATTTGGCTGCTGGCGATACTGACAGTGCACAACAATTAGGTGCCTTAGAGCTGGATGAAGAAGATTTAGCATTGTGTACATTTGTTTGCCCAGGTAAAACAGATTACGGTGTGCTTCTTCGTGAATGCCTAACCACAATTGAGAAGGAAGGTTAGTCATGGGCTTGAAAAAGTTTATTGAAGATATTGAGCCGCATTTTGAAAAAGGCGGCAAACATGAAAAGTGGTTTGCTTTATATGAAGCAATAGCTACTGGTTTATTTACCCCAGGTTATGTTAACAAGGGTAAAACACATGTGCGCGATAGTATCGATCTTAAGCGTATCATGATCACAGTTTGGTTAGCGGTATTCCCGGCAATGTTTTTTGGTATGTACAATATTGGCTACCAAGCAACAGAAGCATTAGCGGCTGGTTATGCTTTACCTGAAACATGGCAAGTTGGCTTGTTTGAGCTTATCGGTGGTAGCTTAACCACAGACTCAGGCTGGTTTAGCATGATGCTTTATGGCGCGATGTTCTTCTTACCTATCTATGCCGTCACCTTTATTGTTGGTGGTTTTTGGGAAGTAATGTTTGCTGCAGTACGTAAGCATGAAGTTAATGAAGGTTTCTTCGTCAGTTCTATTTTATTCGCCTTAATTGTGCCGGCAACCATTCCATTATGGCAAGTGGCTATCGGTATTACTTTTGGTGTGGTTATCGCGAAAGAAATCTTTGGTGGTACAGGTAAGAACTTCTTAAACCCAGCGTTAGCAGGTCGTGCATTTTTATTCTTTGCTTATCCAAGTGAAATTTCAGGTGACGCGGTTTGGGTTGCTGTTGATGGTTTCTCTGGTGCTACTGCCTTAGCAGCGGGGGCGGCTGCTGAAGTTGGCGCAATCGACTATTCGCTCGGTACACAAGCTTGGTGGGATGCTTTCTGGGGCTTTATTCCTGGTTCTGTTGGTGAAGTGTCAACGGCGGCTATCCTATTAGGTGGTGCTTATATTCTATATAAAGGTATTGCTTCTTGGCGCATCGTATTAGGTGTGTTTGGCGGTATGGTTGTGACTTCTTTCTTATTCAATACGATTGGTAGTGACACCAACGCAATGTTTGCGATGCCATGGCATTGGCACTTAGTAGTAGGTGGTTTTGCTTTCGGTATGATGTTTATGGCAACAGATCCTGTTTCTGCGTCATTCACTAATACGGGTAAATACTGGTTTGGTGCCTTAGTTGGTGTCATGGTGGTGTTGGTGCGTGTTGTTAACCCGGCATTCCCTGAAGGTATGATGCTAGCAATTTTATTTGCTAACTTGTTTGCGCCATTGTTTGATTACTTTGTTGTGCAATCAAACGTAAAACGGAGGCTTGCTCGCAATGTCTAGTAATAAAGAATCTTTCGGCAGAACGATTGGTTTT of Thalassotalea insulae contains these proteins:
- a CDS encoding NADH:ubiquinone reductase (Na(+)-transporting) subunit B, yielding MGLKKFIEDIEPHFEKGGKHEKWFALYEAIATGLFTPGYVNKGKTHVRDSIDLKRIMITVWLAVFPAMFFGMYNIGYQATEALAAGYALPETWQVGLFELIGGSLTTDSGWFSMMLYGAMFFLPIYAVTFIVGGFWEVMFAAVRKHEVNEGFFVSSILFALIVPATIPLWQVAIGITFGVVIAKEIFGGTGKNFLNPALAGRAFLFFAYPSEISGDAVWVAVDGFSGATALAAGAAAEVGAIDYSLGTQAWWDAFWGFIPGSVGEVSTAAILLGGAYILYKGIASWRIVLGVFGGMVVTSFLFNTIGSDTNAMFAMPWHWHLVVGGFAFGMMFMATDPVSASFTNTGKYWFGALVGVMVVLVRVVNPAFPEGMMLAILFANLFAPLFDYFVVQSNVKRRLARNV
- a CDS encoding Na(+)-translocating NADH-quinone reductase subunit A; its protein translation is MITIKKGLDVPVAGAPQQVIHDGSPIKTVATLGEEFVGMRPTMYVKVGDRVKKGQVLFEDKKNPGVKFTAQAAGVVSEINRGEKRILQSVVIDIDGDEQETFTSYPENELANIAREDVVANLVNSGLWTALRTRPYSKIPAIDSTPAAIFVSAMDTNPLAANPEVVIKEQAQAFKNGLTILSRLTEGKVFVSKAPGADIPTTSTVEVNEFAGKHPAGLVGTHIHFLAPVHSEKFVWHLGYQDVIAFGQLFTTGELNNSRVISLAGPEVKNPRLIRTTLGASTQDLVASEINNGDEIRVISGSVLLGSEAKGVHAYLGRYHVQLCALKEGRDKEFIGYMYPGPNKFSVTRAYMSHFFPNKLFNMTTTTNGSARAMVPIGNYERVMPLDILPTMLLRDLAAGDTDSAQQLGALELDEEDLALCTFVCPGKTDYGVLLRECLTTIEKEG